A segment of the Gossypium hirsutum isolate 1008001.06 chromosome D10, Gossypium_hirsutum_v2.1, whole genome shotgun sequence genome:
AGAAGCAGCCTATACTCATACAACATGGTGTCCTTGTGGTGAGTCCTCCACCCAATATTCGAGTATCTTGAATTGAGTTTAATATCAAAACAAAGGTAGTCTTTGGGTGGGAAGGGAAAAATGGATGagtaaattaaaaagttaaaaggcTCAAATAAAGAAGAACATGTACCGTGCACTCAATTTGTCGACCCAAGACGACACTTTAATTCGCCCCATTCAAggataacttttttaaaatttaaagaaaagattaGGCTTGATTTACGCACCGAAACTGATGATGGCATGAAACGGGCCACGTTTAGATGCATGATTATTGTGTTATTTGGGTTGGTTTGTCAGGATGGAATGACATGGCTCCTGAATTCACCACTACAAAATCTACCAATGATTTTGGCTGATAATGGATTCGATGTCTGGATTGCCAACACCAGAGGCACCAGATTCTGCAGAAAACATGTTTCCCTTGATTCCGCCCAGCCggttttcttctttcctttcctGTTTTTTTCATCTgtaataaaaatgtcaaaaaaactTAAAACTGATTGCTGAAAGTGGCAGGAGTTCTGGAATTGGTCGTGGGATGAACTGGTGAGTTTCGATCTACCAGCTGTTTTTGCTTTGTCTTCAACCAGACACAGCAGAAGATTCATTACATTGGTCATTCCCTGGTGAGATGTCCCACTCTTTTTTATTTGTCTTcaaatacaacattcaacatgaacaacaatACGAATATAATGGGGACATTGTGATTGACAGGGAACTCTTATAGGTCTGGCATCATTCTCAGAGGGGCATCAGGCAGACACGCTGAAATCCGCAGCGTTTCTAAGCCCGATCGCATACTTGAGCCACATGAATACTGCACTTGGCATGGTTGCTGCTAAAGCCTTTGTTGGTGAGGTCCGTAAGTAAGGAACACTCTCTTCATTCAACATTTAACAACACTATACTAATGTTTTAAACATTTCATTGGTTTTGGCAAGCAGATCACTACTTGGTTCGGAGTAGCTGAATTCAATCCAAAAGGGTGAGAATCAATAGCTCAAAACCTGTTTTTTTTTCTCAGGGACTAAACCCTCATTCTAACTATGTTTAACGATTTAAAATAAGGGTGGGAACATAAGATTACGGCTATAATAGCATCAGTTATGTTCACAAACACAACCCAACCGAAAACGATTTCATGTGAATCAAGAGCTTAGTTCCTGTTTTTCTCTGCTCTTGACAGACAGAAGGCATCAGCTTTTCTCAAGCGTTTATGCAATTACCCTGGGGTTGACTGCTATGACCTGTTAACTGCTATTACTGGTACTAAATCCATGCTCAACTTCTTCAATCTTAATGCTTGCAATACCCGATACACAGCTTTCCTATGTTACTCGAACTCGGATGTAACTAATATATTTGTAGATTATAAGATTCATTATTTGACTACAATCAAATCAATGCATAGGAATAGAATTAGTTGTGATAAAATATGCTGAATTCATTTTGTTATTGTAAATTCAAGGAAAAAATTGCTGTCTCAATTTTTCAACCGTTGATCTTTTCATAAAGAATGAGCCTCAATCCACAGCAACCAAAAACATGGTTCACTTGGCACAGAGTGAGTCTATGAAACCCAACTCTCCTTGTAGCATTTCCTCCATGTTGTTTGCATACGTGAAACTCGGGTTCTAGAACGTATCTCTTACATTATCTTCGGGATTTGCTGTCGTCCTCATGTACGTATAGTCCTTTTCAGACTTACTTAAGAGCTTAATAAGCGTACGCTAGAGTAACGATCAAATCCCGATACGTAATGTCCTGGAACCCGGTTTTTCCATCATCTATATGATGATGTTAGATATGTGTTCTAGCCTTTCAGAATTGTCATAAACGAGACTTGTAAATGACTAAAGAGTAGGAGATGAAAGTTACAGCTGTTCGAGACGGAGTTATAGCGAAATACAACTACGGCAGACCGGACTATAACCGGATGCACTACGGAGAAGCCAAGCCACCAGTTTACAACATCTCCGCAATCCCACGAAACCTTCCCATCTTCATCAGCTACGGCGGCCAAGACGCTCTTTCAGATGTTAAAGATGTTCTACTATTGCTGGACAGCCTCAAGTTCCATGATGAGGACAAGCTCATGGTTCAGTTCATCAAAGATTACGCCCATGCCGATTTCATCATGGGAACCAACGCCAAGGATATTGTATACAATCAAGTCCTTCggttcttcaaaaatcaacaatgATACGTTTTGCACAATCTAGTCTGATCGGATTTTCTGAACCAGCTGCTTCTATTATCTGTTTGGTAATAAAACCAAGCAGATTCTATGTATCAATCTGTACTAAACAGGCATCGGTCAAAATGTGGACAAACCTCGCCATGTCTCCATTTAACAAAACTCGAACTCGAAATTTTATTCAAATGTATTTAACTGCTTGCCACTGTACTGAATAGGCATcggtcaaaaattaaattatgattttagttttttgggtttaattcttctattttaattaagtattatttaatttctttaattttataatattattaattaatctaaatagttatatgggtaaactattaaaatagtcacttttgtttattttagattatatttcagtcacttatatttgaaatattacgttttagtcacttacattatcgcgttgtaacattttagtcactgagccgttaattgcctTTAACGGTGTAATTGTAagttgacgtggcacgttaaattatcatttcaaataatacttttaggttaatttatacaattcgtcctcatttttttcattttaaacaatttaatttttttcttttatgtttttttaactttctttttttttttcattctcttctatttctccctctgttttccccccttctccatttcttttaacataatttttctatgtttgccatttgttaaaactagtccttatacttttattattattttttgaacaatttaattttttcgagtgaggcAAGCTTGCAGACTAGttttaataaatggaaaatatagaaaaactatttaaaagaaatagagaagggaggaaaacagagggagaagcaaaagcaaaatggaaaataaattaaaaaaaagttaaaagaatataaaagaaaaaaattaaattgctcaaaataaaaaaaaatatatagggaccaattgtagaatttaacctaaaattttcgtttgaaatgacgATTTAACATATCAGGTCAACTTACTATTACACCGTTAACGGTAATTAATGGCTAAAAGACTagaatgttacaacacgataatgaaaatgactaaaacgtaacatttcaaacataagtgactaaaatataacttgagacaaacaaaaataactattttgatagtttatctTAGTTATATCGATAACTATTTTAGATAAATGTTAACTAGTTTTAGTTCTTTTTCTTATTGTTTAACTAGTTTTCTATGCTGTGTGATGCAAGGGTTAATATTGCATTTTataaaactattattatttaaataaggaggtattaattaaaaatattaatgatataataTTCAAGAGATATAAACAACTTAAAGAATATACttaaatttaaagtataaaataatattttaaaaaaaataaaatgcagGCAAATAATTTTAGttgaaaatttcaataaaatataatcaagcaTTTTTGTTTCCTTTAGTCTAGtcaacaaataaaatttaaaagatatattattaaaacattaatataaagtagtattctaaaaaaaattatttttgaatgctttaacttaaattcaaatttatattgtgagaagtaaatattttttaaaatatccgTGAGAAGATCACTATGTATTAAATGGTTTTCTTACTCGTGTCATACACGAACCTACTGtatgtataaattatttaaaatataatatatagttcgcttttaaaattattgttgtatagTTTTTTTCTATTTGTATTACTTACAGTAATTGAAAGCTTTCTTCTTTAATCCCAAACATTGATCATCAGACCAACTTGAATATAAGATATGTTATTCTACTTGCCAATAGATATTGATCTACCGTATTAATCATTGAATCGTTGATGAAACTTGCTAGtcaaacttaaaaagaaaatttaacagtccaattatttaaattaaaacttttgaatagtttagtgatttaaataaaaaattttaaataactcggtaaccattttataatttttgaagttaAAATGATCAATTTAGTAATATTAGGTATACTTTACcacaaattattttaacaaaattttttattttttttcttcttgtttaatATTCCTTTTCCTACTTTTAACGAATTTTTTTGGGTCCTTTTATTAGTGTTTAATATTCCtgtttttacttttaataattagggtaaattatatttaaaaaattaaattattaataaatttacgtttTAGCTACTCAACTTTAAAACATTAGAAAATAATCAGAAAACtattctaaaattttcatttaaacctCTCATGAATCGGAAGTTTGTTGATCATATAAAGCTGAATCACCAAACTTAAACTAACTAAGGAGGCGTTTGGTTGGGGGGAATGCATGCGTATTCCCCCCTATGCAGCGGGCCCACTACCAAACGgctgtttggttcgctgtattcgGATTCCCCCGAATCGGTTACTGGCCTCTTACCCTTATTGCGCGTAATAGGCATTACGCTCCCTCAGCGCCGATTAGCTATTCCGCCCCCTTTTcatcttttgttttccattttctACCCTCATCATAAAGCTTCCATTTTCTGCCCGATTCTCCCACGTTTTCTTGCACAGGTAATTTCTTTTCCCTTCCACTCACTCTGCCATCGGTTCTTGTTCATcgttccttttattttcttcattttatcaaGAACGAAAAACCGATTTGTGGAGGTATTTTCACTGTTCCCTTAAAATCGCTTTTCTTTCCAGAGGTATTTTAGCAGCTCGCACTCTTCCCCGATTTCCtcattacaggttagttttccTTTGGCTCAAATCGCcaatatttgtttcttttgacaGATAATTTTGGGCTTTTCTTTGATGCATGTTCGATTGACAAAATTGTTCAATCCTTAAGCTAAATAGTTTTATGGGTTGCGTTGTGATTGAAGAATATTTGTTTCCTGAAGCGAAATAGTTTTATGGGTTGCGTTGTGATTGAAAAATTGTTCAATCCTTAAGCTAAAACTGTTTGTATTGCAATATTTGTTTCGGTTCTTGTTTATTACAGAGAATTGAAGGAAAAAAATTGACATGCTTTTGCATTGTGATTGTGCTCTTATCTCGTTTTCTGGGTTTGCCttgttttttatatgtattttattccAAAGGTTTTGCCTTTTTCCATATCTTTTACCAGTATTGATTGATTGTTCTTGGAATTTCACTTATTGCGTGCACCAAATTCTGGATTTTTGTGTGTTTATATCTGTTGGTTAATGGGGTTTTCGTTGGTTCGTTTGATACTGATTCAGATATTAGCTTCTTGTTGCTAGTGACTAGAAGATGAAACTGGAAATTGTTGTAATTGTTTTGCtattgttcttgatttgttctgGTTCCTGCTTGTTTTGGGGATTATTAATTGAAAGTATAGTAGGATATAGTTCTATTCTTCTTTAGATTTTGAAATCAAATGCTGGATATTGGATGACTGACACAAACATGGAATTATTACCATAGGAAAATGTCTAAAAGTCAAAACAACTGAAGTGTTTTACCTTGCTGTTAGAATCATGTGATTGCTAATCAAGTTGTTTCGGATTCCATAACTATTGCTTGCATTGTGCAAGGAATGCTTGGCAAAAGCTGGGGAACATGAGTCCAGAGGCGGCTATGGAGCAGTATGTTGCCCTTGTTTCAGATAAAGTTCCGGGGTGGACGAAAGATACTTCCGATGTGAGTCTCCTGTAGGCTTTGTTTGATTTCTTTGGTGACTTCTTTTACCGAGAATATTTTGGATTGACACGAATATTTGTATAGGGAGAGCGGAAATTAGAATCTGCAGACCAAGGCGTTGCTGGTTCTGTGGCTCCTGATATAGATTCATTTCCAGATAAGCAGGCCATTTTTATGCATGAAAGGTGGTTTGATATTGGCAATCCTCTATTATCTTTTCACTAATGTCATTATTTATCATACTGAAAATGTTGAGCCACTTGTTTCATGTCCTGCAGGAATGCAGACTCGAATACTGCTCCAGCAGGTGGTGACATAACTGAGAGCGTAAGCCTTGAGAAGCAGGTATATATTTCATTTCGCCTCCTCCCTTTGGAACGTATGTAGAATGAAAAGGACACTAGAGGACCTAAATGTTTCGAGATTTATagtcatatataaaaaatacgtAAAACACCGAGCTCTTAAGGAGGACACTAGAGGACCTAAATGTCTCGAGAATAttgtctttttatatatatatttgatggtttgaaattatttatatcaAATGATGTTAAGATGTTTTTAATTACTTGGAAATTTGATGGGCATGATCTGCTTGAATATTTTTTCTTGAAGTACCCATGTCCAGCACTTGTGTCCAACATACTGACTTTATAGCTCAATTCACATGTTTTCTGTTGCCTTAGACCTTGTCATGCTACTTCTAGCAACAGAGTGCTACTTTATTATctatatttagataattatacATAGAATGTATAAGTTTAGATTATTATACATAGAATGTCCTAATAAAGATATCAAGAATTTCACATTACACTTTTTGCACAAATCTGAGTGTTGTTTATCTAATTGAGCATTGAAATGCATAGCTATTTATGGTCACTTCCACTTGTTTTCCCCTCCATTTGAGGTTTGCATTTTCTTTGAGACCATAATGTagttagaaataaataaaaaacaatcacTGTCTTTTACAGCAACTTCTATAATCCTTTGGTTGAAACTCATGAACTATTCAGAGATGTGAAACTGTCAAGTTGTATACGGTCAGAAGTTGATGCATGTCTGTGTGTGTATGTATTGTTTGATTGTATAATTTGGAAAGAGTGAAAATGTAGCTATGCCATGTTCTATATTCTTCTTATTTCAGGGGCTATAGATTTAAGCAATTAATTGAACTTAATTTTAAAGCACAAGTTACAAACATAACTGGTAGGCATGTGTTCTGTTTTGATGTTGTCAATATTTCTATCAGAAGCATATGTTCTGTCATCCAGCTTTAATTCTAGTTTATTCTTGTACTTTTCCTTTGCTACATGGAACTTAAGTAGGTTACAATAATTTTTAATAGGTACATTGTGAAGTAAGAGGGAGTCTTGAACCTTGAGATGTGGGGAAACCTTGAGATCAATTGAATGTGGGGAAGAACTTTGCAGATTTAAGAGCCTTACCAAGATCAATTGGAAACCTTGAGATGCTTGAAGAGTTGGACATAAGTGACAACTAGATCAGAGTTTTACACGATTGTTTCAGATTATTGTCGAAATTGAGAGTTTTCCGAGCTGATGAGACTCCCTTGGAAGTTCCACCAAGAGAAGTAATCAAATTGGGTGCTCAGGTAATGCTAATCTGGCTACAAATTTAACTTGCTGGGACCTTTCCTGTTTGATTTCTTATGAGCTACTAACTCATTCAACTTCTTTCTACATTAGGCTGTTGTTGAGTTCATGGCTGATCTCGTTGCCAAGAGGGATACCAAGGCAGCACCACCAAAGAAGGAGAAAGGTTTTTGGTTCAGGATTTGCTCGATTTGTTGGCCGTTCCGGACCGCAAATACGGACGACAACATGTAACCAATGAATTACTACTACAGTTTTTTCTTTTTAGCCCCTTGTATATATCTCAAAAATGTTTTGGTTTCTTGTCaaaatgtgtgtgtgtgtgttttcttATGCCAGTTCCATTACTTTGTAAATTATTTGTGAGATTGGTGAGCTTTTCTGCAAAGTTCAAAATCCTGATTGCTTGCAAGTGTTTTCAGATTCAAGTGAAGTGAAAAACCTACAATTGTAAATCTTTTGGCATCTATTCTATAGCATCCAAATTCTACTTTTAGTATAAATTTTGCTTCTAAATGCATCTGTCCTATGTATTGCTGTTGTACAAGGGAACTGAGTGAGGAATGAAAAAACATGTGAACAGTTGGAATAGAATTTAGCCACCAAgaacaaatatacataaaaaaagggaataaattctttttaaagaATTTGTTTAGTTGTTCCATGTGGTTTCTTCTATTCAGAAAGtaggtgaaaaataaaaaatacagtaaattttttcaaagtctaaaaattattaaaaatcagaaaaatatataaaattctcaaaaataaaatacaaaataaacagaaaatctcaagaaaaaacagaaaaaaacacaaaataataaagatatataaatacatatgaatttacaaaaatataaacactaaatttatctttattccttttaaatatatgaattatttatatgttaatttatcttatatatcatttactattattttatttataatattttaattgtatacTATAAATTATTAGCATTTTAATCGTATAAATTCTTCATTACTATATTTATCTCTATGCTATTAATTATTCACGAAATattaattatacataatatattattagGTTATAGTTACACGAGAGTTCGTTGATTTTTGCTAGGTAAATACACATTCAaactttagattaaattatatatttttattaaattatatttaataataattattttaaattatattttatagtattatatattatgattttagtaaattcatataagaatatttaatattaagaattttattaaattatatttaataataatttttattaaatataattaaattatttattatttatattaataatcttattaaattttaataacaataataataataatctaccTAAAAAATTTCTGCTAAAGGTAttctaatcattttaattttttttcttaagctATTCCATTCAATCAAACACAAGAATatcattacgcctctattccattccattcaactaaataattaaattagctattacgcctctattccatttaATTCTTTAGTTTGGGTTTTAAGCTTTTTGAGTGAGAGAGACAGATAGAGAAGACAGCATTGGCACAGTCTCTCTTTACTTCGTATATTTGATTCAACTGTTGAGTTGGAATTTCtagttttttctttattatttttcgaTATTTTCAGGTTCGAATTTTCCCCCCATTTTAACGATGCCAAAAGAGAAGACCTCCATAGATTACGTTCTGGAGAAGGCATCGAGGCCTCATTTCTCAGGCCTCCGTAGCCCAACCGCCACCGCCACCTCCACCGCATTGTCTGACGCCAATGGTCCTCGTCAGCCCTTCGTCATGGGTATTCCTCAATTCTCTCCTCTTCTACACAAACAAAGAAATAGAACATTTCTCTTtgaattgttttttctttttgctgtAATTAGCTGTTTTCGCCGTTTTTGCTCTGAAAATAtgattacttaaaattaaattacaggaagctttttattttttatattgtaattGTACAGGGGTTTCAGGAGGTACCGCTTCTGGTAAGACGACAGTCTGCGATATGATTATCCAACAGCTTCACGATCACCGTGTTGTTCTTGCCAATCAGGTTCAAATTCAAGTTAATTTGTTCATCTTATAACTGAAATTTACCAAACTTTTTGCTCACATTTCTATTCTTTATGGATGAAGGATTCATTTTACCGTGGTTTAACTACTGAAGAGTTAAAACGCGTGCACGAGTATAATTTTGATAATCCCGGTATATTAATATTGTTTGCTGAATTTTGTTGTCTCCTTTTATATTGGATGCTATTGTTTTGATCATGCATTggttttttgggtttttataGATGCTTTTGATACCGAGCAGCTTCTGGGTTGTATTGAGAAGCTCAAAGATGGTCAATCTGTTCAGGTCCCAATCTATGATTTTAAACGTCATCAACGATCTTCAGATAGTTTTTGACAGGTAGTTAGTTTGTTTTTGAAATTTGCATGATGATGATTGAAAAATCTACTAGTATTCAGTTGAGAACTTGTAACAGTTGTTTTGGCCATGTCTGTTTCAAATTTTAAGTAATGCACTAATGCTTACACttgaattttccttttctttgccCTTTTAATTATTGAGTTCTCTATGGCTTTGTAAAATATCTAAATCCATTGATGATAATGCAATAAATTGGCAAGCTTATATGGGtttgttctttgtttaaccattgCCAGGTGAATGCTTCTGATGACATAATTTTGGAAGGAATTCTTGTTTTCCATGACCAGTGTGTTAGGAACCTTATGAATATGAAGATCTTTGTTGACACAGGTTTGACCTCTTTTATCTAGTTCCTTACCATCTTTGTATCCTCTGATGATTGTTTTAGAGATGTTTatacttaataatttatttaaggtGCTAGATCCTTTCTTTACTTAACATCATGCATAGCTATAAAGGTTAAACAACTTATAGCTGTTGCCAACCACtcaaaccaaaataaattttaataacagGAAACATAAGATCGGTACAAACAAAATAGAAATCTAATGTCTATCAAGAGAAAGGTGATTGAAGTCCTAGCTGATCTAGAAACTCATGTATAAAACAAAGCtacaattaaaatttgaatttaattgcTAACTACTAACTGTTCTGAACTGTAATAGCTTGAGGCCCTCCAACTAGTAGAAGATTAAATTTTATCAGTGGTTATTTCCAGAAGCCTATCAACTATTCGAAGAATCTTAAATTTGGGTTCTTAGATCTGCAGGGGTTTTCATTGATAAATTACCCTTAGAATTCCATTGCTTCACTTAGTTGAATGAATTTGCATGCATTTGTTTTGTGGCTTGAACTTATATTTACAATGGTGCATCTGTTGTTTTTCCTCTGACCATGT
Coding sequences within it:
- the LOC121222388 gene encoding acyl-CoA-binding domain-containing protein 5; translated protein: MSPEAAMEQYVALVSDKVPGWTKDTSDGERKLESADQGVAGSVAPDIDSFPDKQAIFMHERNADSNTAPAGGDITESVSLEKQVHCEVRGSLEP